The following coding sequences lie in one Mycobacteriales bacterium genomic window:
- a CDS encoding CocE/NonD family hydrolase produces the protein MTASRQRWNVDVAMRDGVVLRADVYFPPGGVDGGPYPVVLARTPYGKQNPVYVDGARYLCEHGYACVLQDTRGRHDSEGSWEPFGNEGRDGYDTVEWCAAQPWSTGRVGTMGGSYGGWVQWSLAREKPPHLTAMVSTASCGAWLEELPFNNGCVMLVMLGWLSFASGRVMQNPQLVQNWHEVFRHLPLREMPTVLGRDLPLWSEWLDHPSLDEYWRELRLDDAFAHIDTPVLHITGWWDDDQPGALSMYRGMVSGSPGSPDQALMIGAWDHAGTRLPRQVLGGVDMGPDAVHDVLDIHRRWFDRWLKQTDDTTAPVRLYLTGRYQWVETVSFPPPGTAPLVWHLDSGGRANSLMGDGTMGPAPACGAEEDVYRYDPADPVPAVIDENFYSPTVVETPLDHRFKHRRDDVLVYTSDPVSDELAVVGHAEVQLHAATDGPDTDWFVALHDVAPNGTSMVLSDGRLRARYAEDLATPRLREPGRVYAYTIRTGAIGHVVRPGHRLRLTVTSSDFPVWDRNLNTGDAIADGTKLRVATNRVRHTPDEASSVTLPIAPPGLLD, from the coding sequence ATGACCGCGAGCCGGCAACGGTGGAACGTCGACGTCGCGATGCGGGACGGCGTCGTGCTGCGGGCAGACGTGTACTTCCCGCCCGGCGGGGTCGACGGCGGGCCGTACCCGGTCGTGCTGGCGCGCACGCCGTACGGCAAACAGAACCCGGTGTACGTCGATGGTGCCCGCTACCTCTGCGAACACGGCTACGCCTGTGTGCTGCAGGACACCCGCGGGAGGCACGACTCCGAGGGGAGCTGGGAGCCGTTCGGCAACGAAGGCAGAGACGGCTACGACACCGTCGAGTGGTGCGCCGCCCAGCCGTGGTCGACCGGGCGAGTCGGCACGATGGGCGGCTCGTACGGCGGGTGGGTCCAGTGGTCGCTGGCTCGCGAGAAGCCGCCGCATCTCACGGCCATGGTGAGCACCGCGTCGTGCGGGGCCTGGTTGGAGGAGCTTCCCTTCAACAACGGCTGCGTGATGCTCGTGATGCTCGGCTGGCTGAGCTTCGCGAGCGGCCGGGTGATGCAGAACCCGCAGCTCGTCCAGAACTGGCACGAAGTGTTCCGCCACCTGCCGCTGCGCGAGATGCCGACGGTCCTCGGCCGCGACCTCCCGCTGTGGAGCGAGTGGCTCGACCACCCGTCGCTCGACGAGTACTGGCGCGAGCTTCGCCTCGACGACGCGTTCGCGCACATCGACACGCCGGTCCTGCACATCACCGGCTGGTGGGACGACGACCAGCCGGGCGCCCTGTCGATGTACCGCGGAATGGTCTCGGGCTCACCCGGCTCGCCAGACCAGGCGCTGATGATCGGCGCGTGGGACCACGCCGGGACCCGGCTGCCGCGGCAGGTGCTCGGCGGCGTCGACATGGGACCCGACGCGGTCCACGACGTCCTCGACATCCATCGACGCTGGTTCGACAGATGGTTGAAGCAGACAGACGACACGACCGCACCGGTCCGGCTGTACCTGACGGGGCGCTACCAGTGGGTGGAGACGGTCTCCTTCCCGCCGCCGGGCACCGCGCCGCTCGTGTGGCATCTGGACAGCGGCGGCCGCGCCAACAGCCTCATGGGCGACGGGACGATGGGCCCGGCACCGGCATGCGGCGCGGAGGAGGACGTCTACCGCTACGACCCGGCGGACCCGGTGCCTGCGGTGATCGACGAGAACTTCTACTCCCCGACGGTCGTCGAGACCCCTCTCGACCACCGGTTCAAGCACCGCCGCGACGACGTGCTGGTCTACACCAGCGATCCCGTCAGCGACGAGCTGGCGGTCGTCGGCCATGCCGAGGTGCAGCTACACGCGGCTACTGACGGACCGGACACCGACTGGTTCGTGGCACTGCACGACGTCGCGCCGAACGGCACCTCGATGGTGCTCAGTGACGGCCGGCTGCGGGCGAGGTACGCCGAAGACCTCGCGACACCCAGGCTGCGCGAGCCCGGCCGGGTCTACGCCTACACCATCCGCACCGGCGCGATCGGCCACGTGGTGCGCCCGGGACATCGGCTCCGGCTCACGGTCACCAGCAGCGACTTCCCGGTGTGGGACCGCAACCTCAACACCGGCGATGCGATCGCCGACGGGACGAAGCTGCGCGTCGCGACGAACCGCGTCCGGCACACCCCGGACGAGGCATCGTCGGTGACGCTGCCGATCGCGCCGCCCGGCCTGCTCGACTGA
- a CDS encoding helix-turn-helix domain-containing protein → MTTIGSVLASLAPLVSAPGPADRTTELTEVVVLGPGDDPAESPGALVVCFGEVMPTSAAAVLVKGDPPVIDVPVLVADPAVPWNQLLHLLEAVVTGSTDAATDLFAFANAVAAAVGGAVAIEDRDRRVLAYSSLDHAIDDARRQGILGRAVPHFGRNDKVYRSVYRSNEVVRVPADGEVLARLAVAVRSGPEVLGSIWVIDDGALDVTALAAAGRLAALHLLRARSLMHAERRARGEILRGLLDGRSSPHLAGARLGVASSTPVTVIAFGIGTSGADEVSAEAIADLIHVQAAAIAPRTTVLVELATVYAAIPGDVTRAALRDLATTVLERATAVTAAPLSAAVGATVSSLAEAACSRADADSVLAIQPPAAVGLVEDRMAQLVLLELGRHLAATPRLRVGCVDRMLDADAREGTAYAETVLAYVASNGAVGEAARSIYVHPNTFRYRLQRARELFELDLDDPDSRLAIWLTLRAR, encoded by the coding sequence GTGACCACCATCGGGTCGGTGCTCGCGTCCCTGGCGCCGCTGGTGTCCGCGCCAGGACCGGCCGACCGGACAACCGAGCTCACCGAAGTGGTCGTGCTCGGCCCCGGCGATGATCCCGCCGAGTCGCCTGGCGCTCTCGTCGTCTGCTTCGGCGAGGTCATGCCGACCTCTGCCGCCGCCGTACTCGTCAAGGGCGATCCCCCGGTGATCGACGTACCGGTGCTGGTTGCCGATCCCGCGGTGCCGTGGAACCAGCTGCTGCACCTGCTCGAAGCGGTCGTGACGGGCAGCACCGACGCGGCGACCGACCTGTTCGCCTTCGCCAACGCCGTGGCGGCAGCCGTCGGCGGTGCGGTGGCGATCGAAGACCGCGACCGCAGGGTCCTCGCCTATTCCTCCCTCGACCATGCGATCGACGACGCTCGCCGGCAGGGAATCCTCGGCCGGGCGGTCCCCCACTTCGGTCGCAACGACAAGGTCTACCGGTCCGTCTACCGCAGCAACGAGGTCGTGAGAGTGCCGGCGGACGGCGAGGTGCTGGCGAGACTCGCCGTCGCGGTTCGCTCCGGCCCGGAGGTTCTCGGCTCGATCTGGGTGATCGACGACGGGGCCCTCGATGTCACAGCCCTTGCAGCCGCTGGCCGGCTCGCCGCACTCCATCTGCTCCGCGCGCGGTCCCTCATGCACGCCGAACGCCGGGCGCGTGGCGAGATCCTTCGCGGGCTGCTCGACGGACGCTCCTCGCCGCACCTGGCGGGCGCTCGACTTGGCGTGGCGTCTTCCACGCCAGTAACGGTCATCGCCTTCGGAATCGGCACGAGCGGCGCGGACGAGGTGAGCGCGGAAGCCATCGCCGACCTCATTCACGTGCAGGCCGCCGCGATCGCGCCGCGGACCACCGTCCTCGTCGAGCTCGCCACCGTCTACGCGGCGATCCCGGGCGACGTGACCCGAGCTGCACTGCGCGACCTGGCGACGACGGTGCTGGAGCGTGCCACTGCGGTGACCGCGGCTCCCCTGTCCGCAGCCGTCGGCGCCACCGTCTCCTCACTGGCCGAGGCGGCGTGCTCCCGAGCGGACGCCGACAGCGTGCTGGCGATCCAGCCGCCGGCTGCGGTCGGACTGGTCGAAGACCGGATGGCGCAGCTCGTCCTGCTCGAGCTCGGGCGCCACCTTGCCGCCACGCCCCGACTACGCGTCGGGTGTGTGGACCGCATGCTCGACGCCGACGCCCGCGAGGGCACGGCGTACGCCGAGACGGTGCTCGCCTACGTCGCGAGCAACGGCGCGGTCGGTGAGGCGGCCCGGTCGATCTACGTGCACCCGAACACCTTCCGCTACCGCCTCCAGCGGGCGCGGGAGCTGTTCGAGCTCGACCTCGACGACCCGGACAGCCGCCTCGCGATCTGGCTGACGCTGCGAGCCCGTTAG
- the menC gene encoding o-succinylbenzoate synthase translates to MKIESLELLRLAVPLLAPFRTSFGTQTQRDVLLVHVRSADAEGWAECVALSDPLYSSEYVDGVDHVLRHHLVPRLLAASELTAAGVGDVLRPIKGHRMAKAALETAVLDAELRAANTSLASRLGGVRERIPAGVSVGIMDSLAELLDAVRGYLDEGYVRIKLKIEPGWDFEPVKAVREAFGDVTLQTDANAAYTVADWEQLARLDDFDLLFHEQPLDEEDVRGHAELARRLRTPICLDESIVSAASAADAIAIGACSVINIKPGRVGGYLEATRVHDVALSHGVPVWCGGMLETGIGRAANAALASLPGFTLPGDVSASNRYYAADITTPFVLDDGQLTVPTGPGIGVDPLPEMLAELLVDRSELVGRR, encoded by the coding sequence ATGAAGATCGAGTCGCTGGAGCTGCTGCGGTTGGCCGTCCCTCTCCTGGCGCCGTTCCGCACCTCGTTCGGCACCCAGACCCAACGCGACGTACTTCTCGTCCACGTGCGCAGCGCCGACGCGGAAGGGTGGGCGGAGTGCGTCGCGTTGAGCGACCCGCTCTACAGCAGCGAGTACGTCGACGGTGTGGACCACGTCCTACGGCATCATCTGGTGCCCCGGCTGCTCGCGGCGAGCGAGCTGACGGCGGCCGGAGTCGGCGACGTGCTGCGTCCCATCAAAGGGCATCGCATGGCGAAGGCGGCGCTCGAGACCGCGGTGCTCGACGCGGAGCTGCGCGCGGCCAACACGTCGCTCGCCAGCCGGCTCGGTGGGGTGCGCGAGCGGATACCGGCCGGCGTTTCGGTCGGGATCATGGACTCCCTCGCCGAGCTCCTCGACGCGGTCCGTGGCTACCTCGACGAGGGGTACGTGCGGATCAAGCTCAAGATCGAGCCCGGCTGGGACTTCGAGCCCGTGAAGGCGGTCCGTGAGGCGTTCGGCGACGTCACGTTGCAGACCGACGCGAACGCGGCCTACACCGTCGCGGACTGGGAGCAGCTCGCCCGATTGGACGACTTCGACCTGCTCTTCCACGAGCAGCCGCTGGACGAGGAGGACGTGCGGGGCCACGCCGAGCTGGCGCGGCGGTTGCGCACTCCGATCTGCCTCGACGAGTCGATCGTCTCTGCGGCATCGGCAGCCGACGCCATCGCGATCGGGGCGTGCTCGGTCATCAACATCAAGCCCGGTCGGGTCGGCGGCTATCTGGAGGCGACGCGGGTGCACGACGTTGCCCTCTCCCACGGTGTGCCGGTCTGGTGCGGCGGGATGCTGGAAACCGGGATCGGTCGAGCAGCCAACGCTGCGCTGGCATCGCTGCCCGGCTTCACGTTGCCAGGCGACGTCTCGGCGTCGAACCGCTACTACGCGGCGGACATCACGACCCCGTTCGTCCTCGACGACGGGCAGCTGACGGTGCCGACCGGACCGGGCATCGGCGTCGACCCGCTCCCCGAAATGCTGGCGGAGCTGCTCGTCGATCGCAGCGAGCTGGTGGGTCGGCGCTAA